Genomic DNA from Bacteroidota bacterium:
AAGCGGGGCTTTCGGGATGTAGTTCGGCATTACCATTCTACAAACCTAAAATAGTCCAAAGACTATTTTAGGTTAAGAATTGGTATAACATTCTAAAAACTAAAGCCGCCACAGGCGGAGAACTATTTTAGTTTAAGAATTGGTATTTGCGAACGCACTAGCTTAGGCAAAGTTGTCAAATCTCGCAGCGTGGCAAATCCCCAAATCAGCCCGTGTAAAAAAATGATAATTTCCCTACTTATTATTGGGATTTACCCCCGAAATTTGCCGAAATAAGGAATGGATAGTTTTTTTATCAAACAAGGTTGGAAGTACGTGGCTGTAGCATTGGTGCTATATACCGTAATTTATGGTTTTTATGTGCCACTCTCGGAAGAAGCCCAAAACAGTGTGCTCGACGAAACCATGCGTAACCTCTTTTTCCATGTACCGATGTGGTTTGCCATGATGTTCTTGCAGGCCATCTCTGTTTGGCACAGCATCAAATATTTGCGTAATGAAGATATGGAGAACGACCGCATGGCCTTCGAAGCAATCAATGTGGCTTTGCTTTTGGGCGTATTAGGGATGTTCACAGGTATGCTGTGGGCCCAATATACTTGGGGCGATTTTTGGCCCGAACAGGATAGCAAGCTTAAAGGTGTGGCCGTGGGCATGTTATTATATGCAGCTTATATCATTCTTCGCAACGGCATCGAAGACCCTATGAAA
This window encodes:
- the ccsA gene encoding cytochrome c biogenesis protein CcsA, with protein sequence MDSFFIKQGWKYVAVALVLYTVIYGFYVPLSEEAQNSVLDETMRNLFFHVPMWFAMMFLQAISVWHSIKYLRNEDMENDRMAFEAINVALLLGVLGMFTGMLWAQYTWGDFWPEQDSKLKGVAVGMLLYAAYIILRNGIEDPMKKARVSAVYNIFAFPLFLVLIKLIPDQIDSLHPGNKGNPAFSQYGQTNTMRLVFYPAVIGWMGIALWMTQMKYRISKIKSQLK